One window of the Piliocolobus tephrosceles isolate RC106 chromosome 17, ASM277652v3, whole genome shotgun sequence genome contains the following:
- the DNAJA3 gene encoding dnaJ homolog subfamily A member 3, mitochondrial isoform X1, whose amino-acid sequence MYSQFSFIENIPRVIFFLFFSFLGTKHYPLICTASFHTNAPLAKEDYYQILGVPRNASQKEIKKAYYQLAKKYHPDTNQDDPKAKEKFSQLAEAYEVLSDEVKRKQYDAYGAAGFDSGASGSQHSYWKGGPTVDPEELFRKIFGEFSSSSFGDFQTVFDQPQEYIMELTFNQAAKGVNKEFTVNIMDTCERCNGKGNEPGTKVQHCHYCGGSGMETINTGPFVMRSTCRRCGGRGSIIITPCVVCRGAGQAKQKKRVMVPVPAGVEDGQTVRMPVGKREIFITFRVQKSPVFRRDGADIHSDLFISIAQALLGGTARAQGLYETINLTIPPGTQTDQKIRMGGKGIPRINSYGYGDHYIHIKIRVPKRLTSRQQNLILSYAEDETDVEGTVNGVTLTSSGGSSMDSSAGSKARREAGEDEEGFLSKLKKMFTS is encoded by the exons ATGTACtcacagttttcttttattgagaacATTCCCagagtgattttctttctttttttttcctttttaggaaCAAAACATTACCCTTTGATTTGTACTGCCTCCTTCCACACGAATGCCCCTTTGGCCAAAGAAGATTATTACCAGATATTAGGAGTGCCTCGAAATGCCAGCCAGAAAGAGATCAAGAAAGCCTATTATCAG CTTGCCAAGAAGTATCACCCCGACACAAATCAGGATGATCCCAAAGCCAAGGAGAAGTTCTCGCAGCTGGCAGAAGCCTATGAG GTTTTGAGTGAtgaggtgaagaggaagcagtaCGATGCCTACGGCGCTGCAGGCTTCGATTCTGGGGCCAGCGGCTCCCAGCATAGCTACTGGAAGGGAGGCCCCACTGTGGACCCCGAGGAGCTGTTCAGGAAGATCTTTGGGGAGTTCTCATCCTCTTCGTTTGGAGATTTCCAGACTGTGTTTGATCAGCCTCAGGAA TACATCATGGAGTTGACATTCAATCAAGCTGCAAAGGGGGTCAACAAGGAGTTCACCGTGAACATCATGGACACCTGTGAGCGCTGCAACGGCAAGGGGAACGAGCCCGGCACCAAGGTGCAGCACTGCCACTACTGCGGTGGCTCCGGCATG gaaaCCATCAACACAGGCCCTTTTGTGATGCGTTCCACGTGTAGGAGATGTGGTGGCCGCGGCTCCATCATCATAACGCCTTGTGTGGTCTGCAGGGGAGCAGGACAAGCCAAGCAGAAAAAGCGAGTGATGGTCCCTGTGCCTGCAG GAGTCGAGGATGGCCAGACCGTGAGGATGcctgtggggaaaagggaaattttCATCACGTTCAGG GTGCAGAAAAGCCCTGTGTTCCGGAGGGACGGCGCAGACATCCACTCCGACCTCTTTATTTCTATAGCTCAAGCTCTTCTTGGGGGGACAGCCAGAGCCCAGGGCCTGTACGAGACGATCAACCTGACG ATCCCCCCTGGGACTCAGACAGACCAGAAGATTCGGATGGGTGGGAAAGGCATCCCCCGGATTAACAGCTACGGCTACGGAGACCACTACATCCACATCAAGATACGAGTTCCAAA GAGGCTAACGAGCCGGCAGCAGAACCTGATCCTGAGCTACGCCGAGGACGAGACAGATGTGGAGGGGACGGTGAATGGCGTCACACTCACCAGCTCTG
- the DNAJA3 gene encoding dnaJ homolog subfamily A member 3, mitochondrial isoform X2, translated as MYSQFSFIENIPRVIFFLFFSFLGTKHYPLICTASFHTNAPLAKEDYYQILGVPRNASQKEIKKAYYQLAKKYHPDTNQDDPKAKEKFSQLAEAYEVLSDEVKRKQYDAYGAAGFDSGASGSQHSYWKGGPTVDPEELFRKIFGEFSSSSFGDFQTVFDQPQEYIMELTFNQAAKGVNKEFTVNIMDTCERCNGKGNEPGTKVQHCHYCGGSGMETINTGPFVMRSTCRRCGGRGSIIITPCVVCRGAGQAKQKKRVMVPVPAGVEDGQTVRMPVGKREIFITFRVQKSPVFRRDGADIHSDLFISIAQALLGGTARAQGLYETINLTIPPGTQTDQKIRMGGKGIPRINSYGYGDHYIHIKIRVPKRLTSRQQNLILSYAEDETDVEGTVNGVTLTSSGKRSTGN; from the exons ATGTACtcacagttttcttttattgagaacATTCCCagagtgattttctttctttttttttcctttttaggaaCAAAACATTACCCTTTGATTTGTACTGCCTCCTTCCACACGAATGCCCCTTTGGCCAAAGAAGATTATTACCAGATATTAGGAGTGCCTCGAAATGCCAGCCAGAAAGAGATCAAGAAAGCCTATTATCAG CTTGCCAAGAAGTATCACCCCGACACAAATCAGGATGATCCCAAAGCCAAGGAGAAGTTCTCGCAGCTGGCAGAAGCCTATGAG GTTTTGAGTGAtgaggtgaagaggaagcagtaCGATGCCTACGGCGCTGCAGGCTTCGATTCTGGGGCCAGCGGCTCCCAGCATAGCTACTGGAAGGGAGGCCCCACTGTGGACCCCGAGGAGCTGTTCAGGAAGATCTTTGGGGAGTTCTCATCCTCTTCGTTTGGAGATTTCCAGACTGTGTTTGATCAGCCTCAGGAA TACATCATGGAGTTGACATTCAATCAAGCTGCAAAGGGGGTCAACAAGGAGTTCACCGTGAACATCATGGACACCTGTGAGCGCTGCAACGGCAAGGGGAACGAGCCCGGCACCAAGGTGCAGCACTGCCACTACTGCGGTGGCTCCGGCATG gaaaCCATCAACACAGGCCCTTTTGTGATGCGTTCCACGTGTAGGAGATGTGGTGGCCGCGGCTCCATCATCATAACGCCTTGTGTGGTCTGCAGGGGAGCAGGACAAGCCAAGCAGAAAAAGCGAGTGATGGTCCCTGTGCCTGCAG GAGTCGAGGATGGCCAGACCGTGAGGATGcctgtggggaaaagggaaattttCATCACGTTCAGG GTGCAGAAAAGCCCTGTGTTCCGGAGGGACGGCGCAGACATCCACTCCGACCTCTTTATTTCTATAGCTCAAGCTCTTCTTGGGGGGACAGCCAGAGCCCAGGGCCTGTACGAGACGATCAACCTGACG ATCCCCCCTGGGACTCAGACAGACCAGAAGATTCGGATGGGTGGGAAAGGCATCCCCCGGATTAACAGCTACGGCTACGGAGACCACTACATCCACATCAAGATACGAGTTCCAAA GAGGCTAACGAGCCGGCAGCAGAACCTGATCCTGAGCTACGCCGAGGACGAGACAGATGTGGAGGGGACGGTGAATGGCGTCACACTCACCAGCTCTG